One region of Dehalobacter sp. 12DCB1 genomic DNA includes:
- a CDS encoding Fic family protein: MEKRSGTLKNNLSGDMAYKSFVPAALPPVPTITLDNEAVELLVKANNQITLLAGIAMRIPNVDLFVTMYVRKEALLSSQIEGTQATLDDVLNPMLDENVNRNVADVINYIKATEFAIKRLKELPLCNRLLKETHAVLMQGVRGQEKSPGEFRTSQNWIGGIGSTLSNARYIPPSPDDMQDAMSDLEKYLNADDDLDTLIRAGLIHYQFETIHPFLDGNGRVGRLLITLFLMEKGVLTTPALYISYFLKKNRIEYYDRMTEVRNKGNYEQWIKFFLQAIHESALDAVTTIDRLVELHDKSIAQIGAPDRTTQTVLKVFRYLETSPIIEIKKTAEALGLSYNAVSRAVTVLMEKGILIQTDKASRTRIFAYSAYLDILRKDT; the protein is encoded by the coding sequence ATGGAGAAAAGATCCGGAACTCTTAAAAACAATTTGTCCGGGGATATGGCATATAAATCCTTTGTGCCTGCGGCCTTGCCACCCGTCCCAACGATCACGCTGGATAATGAGGCGGTTGAACTGCTCGTAAAGGCCAATAATCAAATCACTCTGTTAGCCGGCATCGCCATGAGAATTCCCAATGTGGATTTGTTCGTCACTATGTATGTTCGGAAGGAAGCATTGTTGTCCTCACAGATAGAGGGCACACAGGCAACGCTTGATGATGTCCTGAACCCAATGCTCGATGAAAACGTCAATCGCAATGTCGCGGATGTCATCAATTATATCAAGGCGACCGAGTTTGCGATCAAAAGGCTGAAGGAGCTGCCGCTGTGCAATCGACTCCTGAAGGAGACGCATGCGGTTTTAATGCAGGGCGTAAGGGGGCAGGAAAAAAGTCCTGGCGAATTTCGTACATCGCAGAATTGGATTGGCGGCATAGGGAGTACATTAAGCAACGCCAGGTATATCCCGCCCTCGCCCGATGATATGCAGGACGCCATGTCGGACTTGGAGAAATATCTCAATGCTGACGACGACCTCGACACTCTGATTCGTGCGGGGCTGATCCATTATCAGTTTGAAACGATCCATCCGTTCTTGGATGGCAACGGCAGAGTGGGCAGGCTGCTGATCACCTTGTTTTTGATGGAGAAAGGGGTTTTGACCACACCGGCACTCTACATCTCGTATTTTCTCAAAAAGAACAGGATCGAATATTACGACCGCATGACCGAGGTGCGCAATAAGGGCAATTATGAGCAATGGATCAAGTTCTTTTTACAGGCGATACACGAGTCCGCGTTGGATGCGGTGACGACGATTGACCGGCTGGTAGAACTGCACGATAAGAGTATTGCTCAGATCGGTGCGCCGGACAGAACAACGCAGACCGTCTTGAAGGTCTTCCGCTATCTCGAAACAAGTCCGATCATCGAAATCAAGAAGACCGCGGAAGCGCTCGGTTTGTCCTATAACGCTGTTTCAAGAGCCGTGACCGTTCTCATGGAAAAGGGCATTTTGATACAAACAGACAAAGCCAGCCGGACGCGAATCTTTGCTTACAGCGCCTATTTGGATATTCTGCGCAAAGACACTTAA
- a CDS encoding sigma-70 family RNA polymerase sigma factor: MSEQKEYTIIVKGKRVPVTRKVYKAYYKEYEYARNITRKAKKHELSLEKLKEDGVNPAYMCTSPSPEDMVIQKETQAKLHKALSSLPKDEQKLIYEFFYKKKSERELAAETGIPQKTINDRKHRIFGKLKELMEK, encoded by the coding sequence ATGTCTGAGCAAAAAGAATACACCATTATTGTAAAAGGTAAACGAGTCCCAGTGACTCGAAAAGTATATAAAGCGTACTACAAGGAATACGAATATGCCCGGAATATCACCAGAAAGGCAAAGAAGCATGAGCTTTCCTTGGAAAAATTAAAGGAAGATGGCGTAAACCCCGCTTATATGTGTACTTCGCCATCTCCGGAGGACATGGTCATCCAAAAGGAAACCCAGGCTAAGCTACACAAAGCGTTATCTTCTTTGCCGAAGGACGAGCAGAAGCTCATTTATGAGTTCTTTTATAAGAAAAAGAGTGAGCGGGAGCTTGCGGCAGAAACCGGAATACCGCAGAAAACCATCAATGACCGGAAGCACCGTATCTTTGGCAAACTAAAAGAACTTATGGAAAAGTAA